Proteins encoded by one window of Cryptococcus gattii WM276 chromosome K, complete sequence:
- a CDS encoding Nucleolar protein, putative; Nop1p (Similar to TIGR gene model, INSD accession AAW46262.1; component of the small subunit processome complex required for processing of pre-18S rRNA), translating into MAFGDRGGRGGGRGGPRGGGRGGAGGRGGFGGGRGGGAARGGGGGRGRGAPRGRGAPGGRGGGRGGKAGLGRKGPGAVTLEPHKHEGVYIAKGKEHLLVTRNMTPGESVYGEKRISIATTNADGEEEKVEYRVWNPFRSKLAAGILGGLDNIHIKPGAKVLYLGAASGSSVSHVSDIVGPDGVVYAVEFSHRPGRELIGMAKKRTNVVPIVDDARHPQKYRMLVQMVDVIFADVAQPDQARIIALNAHHFLKNGGAIVISIKANCIDSTAPAAQVFASEVNNMRKEGIKPKEQLTLEPYERDHAMVVGIYQRHT; encoded by the exons ATGGCTTTCGGTGACAGAGGCGGTCGTGGCGGCGGTCGTGGTGGCCCCAGGGGCGGTGGACGAGGTGGCGCTGGCGGTCGAGGTGGATTCGGCGGCGGACGGGGTGGTGGTGCTGCCCgtggcggtggtggtggtcgAG GACGAGGTGCCCCTCGTGGCCGAGGTGCGCCTGGCGGCCGAGGCGGTGGTCGTGGCGGCAAGGCTGGTCTCGGCAGGAAGGGTCCCGGTGCTGTCACTCTCGAACCCCACAAGCACGAAGGTGTATATATCGCCAAGGGCAAGGAACACTTGCTCGTTACCCGAAACATGACTCCTGGCGAATCTGTCTATGGCGAGAAGAGGATCAGTATCGCCACCACCAATGCTGATggcgaggaggaaaaggtCGAGTACCGAGTTTGGAACCCTTTCAGAAGTAAGCTTGCTGCCGGTATCTTGGGTGGTTTGGACAACATCCAC ATCAAACCCGGAGCCAAGGTCCTCTACCTCGGTGCCGCCTCTGGCTCTTCCGTCTCCCACGTCTCTGACATCGTCGGTCCCGACGGTGTCGTCTACGCTGTCGAATTCTCCCACCGACCTGGTCGAGAGTTGATCGGTATGGCCAAGAAGCGAACCAACGTCGTCC CCATCGTTGACGACGCCCGACACCCTCAAAAATACCGAATGCTCGTCCAAATGGTCGACGTCATCTTTGCCGACGTCGCCCAGCCCGACCAGGCACGTATCATTGCCCTCAACGCGCACCACTTCCTCAAGAATGGCGGTGCCATTGTCATCTCCATCAAGGCCAACTGTATCGACTCGACTGCCCCTGCGGCCCAGGTGTTTGCTAGTGAGGTTAACAATATGAGGAAGGAGGGTATCAAGCCTAAGG AACAACTTACCCTCGAACCGTATGAGCGAGACCACGCTATGGTTGTCGGTATATACCAGCGACACACTTAA